GCCGGGTTGACGGAGGCGACGTAGTCGCGGTCGGCGATCTTCTTGCCGGCGATGATGAGCGGCCATTTCCGGCCAAGCTGCCCGGACACGGTGGTGAGTGCGGACTTTTGTTTTTCGCGGTTGGCGGCCTGAGAGAAGTCCGTGTTGGCGGCGTTCACGAAGGAGCCGGGCGCGGGCGCCTTGCGCGAGAGCGGGCTCGGTGCGGCGGCGATCTGGGTGACGGGGTTGGCGAGCAGGGCGTCCTTGGTGGCCTCGCCCATGTTCTTGAGGCGGAGGAAGCCCTCGTTGGACGTGTTTTCCAGCAGACGGCGCACGAGGTAGGCCATGCCGGGCAGCAGCTCGCCGATGGCGCAGTATTCGCGGACGCGGTGCCCCATCTGCAGGAGCGAGAGCTTCAGCTCGTCGGCCATGCCGTAAAGGGCTTGGAACTCGTAGGCACGTGGATCGATCCCGAGGCGCTCGGCCTGGGCGATGGCGTGGGCGCAGGAGCGGACGTTGTGCGAAGCGAAGTTCGGGGTGACGAGGTCGATGTTCTCGAGGAGGAAGAGCGTGAGCTTCTCGTAGTTGGCGTCGGACTCGGGCTTCTTTTGCCAGACCGGAATGGGCCAGTCGCGCTGCTGGGCGACGATGGTCTCGTAGTCCCAGTAGGCACCCTTCACGAGGCGGATGCTGAGCGGGCGGTTGTGCTGGCGGGCCCAGGCGACGAGGTCGCGCAGGTCGCGCTCACAGTCGCGCAGGTAGGCCTGCATCGCGATGCCGATGGCTGGTTGCGAGCGGAACTCGGGTTCCTCGAAGATGGATTTGAAGAGCGCGAGCGTGAGGTCCTTCAGCTTGTAGCTCTCCATGTCGAAGTTCACCAGCGCACCGACCTCGGCCGCGCGACGGAGGATCGGACGAAAACGTTCCTTGAGCGCCACGATGGAGTTTTCCGGGTCGGCCGGGTGGACGTCGGGCGTGAGGGCCGAGATTTTGACGGAGAGGTTGAGGCGCGGGAGCGGGCCCTTGGGACCGAGGTCGCTGAACGCGGGCGCAGTTTCCTTGGCGAAGAACTTTGACACCGAGTCGAGCACCTCGAGGTTGCGCTGGAGAAAGATGTCGGCCTCGGCGTCGCTCACGACGGTCTCGCCGAGCAGGTCAATGGTGGTGGCGAGTCCGAGCTTGGTGTTGCGGCGAAGTTGCTTGATGAGGTCGTCGCCGGATTCGCCGGCGACAAACTGGTTGGCCATGTCCACGATTTGCGCCTTCACCGGCGTCGCGACGAGAGCCGGGGCGAAGGACGAGGCAGCGAGGCCGGCCTTGAGCGCGGGGTTCAGCTCGACGGCCTTGTCGCCGAGGTATTCCTGCAGGTGGCGGACAATATCGCCGGAAGACTTTAGCGTCGGCAGCACGTCCACGAAGCGGAAGAGCTGGGTCTTGAAAGCCGGGTCTTTCATGGACCACTCCATCAGGCGGGCGTAGGCGCCTTTCTTGGAGAACAGGGCCGGGGGCGGCTGCTGATCCATGAGGGCAAAGAGGCGCTCGCCCTTGGCTTTGATGGCGGCTTCGAGGGTGGGGTCGGGGGTCAGGAAGGCGGACATGGGGATTTTTTGCCGCGAGTTTCCCGACGTGTCATAAATAGGCAAGGGCCGGCGGGCCATGGACTACGGCAGCATCGCGCCTAATCGGCGTGTTTAGGCCGACGTGGTTCAAACTCGGCGTGGCGAACGGGGTTATGAGTTATCGGCTTGGCTGGACGTTATTTGCGTGGCAGAAGGTTTCTGCAACTTGGTCGCGCGACGGCGTGTTCTGAACGTGAATGACGATCCCACAGTGCAAGACTCTACCCAGGGAGTGATCCCGCCCGACTTCACCACGTTCATGCGCAACTACCAAGACATGGTCTATTCTACGGCCGTGCGGCTCATTGGCAACGAGACGCAAGCCGAGGATATTGCGCAGGAAGTGTTCATCAAAGCCCACGAGCACTTCGACAACCTGCGCACCAGTCCGACGGCGGGCGGGTGGTTGAAGACCGTGGCGACCAACCTCTCGATCAACCACATCCAGCGCTACAAGAAGCGCTGGAGCTTCTTCTCCGATCTCGTCCACAAGAGCGACGAGGGCGAGGAGCGGGAGGTCGAGTTCGCCGCGCCCGACACGTTTTTCAGTGGCGTGGACAGCAGCGAACGTCGCGAGTGGGTCGAGCGCGCCCTGGAGAAACTGCCCGACCACCAGCGCATCCCGCTGGTGCTTTATCACTTTGAGGACCTGCCCTACGAGGACATCGCCAAAAAAACCGGCGTGTCGCTCAGCAAGGTGAAGACCGACATTCTGCGCGGCCGCGAAGCTCTCGCCAAGATTTTGGTGCGGAGCGGCGCCAGCCACGAAAAATTTGAAACCGGAGGCGTGTCATGAACCAAAAAATGACCCCTGAAGAACTGGAAAAATTCATCCACCGCGAGCTGCGGGCGCTCCCGCCGCGCAAGGCCCCGGCGGGCTTCGAAGCCCGCATGCAGGCTGCGCTGGCCAGCCGCACCACGCAGTCCGCCGCCGCGCCCGTGCGGCTCGAACAACTGGTCCACCGCGAGCTGCGGGCGCTCCCGATGCGCAAAGCCCCCGCCGGCTTCGAGGCCCGGGTGCTCGCCGAGATCGAGCGCCGCGCCGCCGTCGCCTGGTATCACAAGAGCTGGAGCTACTGGCCCGCACCGGTCCGGGCCGCGTTCCTCGCCGTCGGCACCGGGTTTGCCGCCGCGGCCGTCGCCACCTTCTACCTGCTCAGCCAGGGTGCCGCCGCCGAGACCGTGATGCAGGAAGTGGCCACGGGCTTCGGTTGGATCAGCCGGATCACCGGAGTCGTTTCCTGGACCTACCACTTCGGCCGTCAACTCGTCGCCGACCTTCCGCCACTCTGGCTTTACGGCGGACTGGCCTTCATTGCGGCCATGTATGCCACCTTCGTCGGCCTGGGGGCCGCCGCCTACCGCTACCTTTATCGCAACAACTGAGTTCCCTTTCATGAAACCTTTCAGTCATTCCAAGTATTTTCTGTTCCTGCTGCTCGGCCTCGGGCTGATGCTCGGGAGCACCCTCCGCGCGCAAGAAGCGCCGCCGGTTCCTCCGGCACCCGCCGAAGCCGATAAGCCCGCGGCTCCGCCGGCGCCCGCGGTCGTGACCGATGAAGCCAAGGACGTCGCCGCTCCCGCCGTGGTGATTGAGGAAAAGGAGCCGGAGATGCGCGAGCTAACCGGCACCGAGGCCCCTCCCGCTGAAACTGCAGAAAAGGCGGAGACTGCGGACCAGCCAAGTGCGGGCGACGAAAAGCCGGAGCAGAATAACCATCGGCGCAACAGCGAACGCGTCAGTTTTGGCAGCAACAGCACCCTGACGGAAGGCGAGAGCGCGGCGGCGGTTATCTCCATCTTCGGTTCATCAACCAGCGCCGGCGAGGTGCAGGGTGAAGTGGTTTCGATTCTGGGCGGCAGTCGCGTGGAAGGTGGCACCGTCGGCGGAGAGGTGGTTTCAGTTCTCGGCAACACCTACATCAATGGCGAGGTGCGCGGCGAAGTCGTGACGGTGTTGGGCAATGTTGAGCTTGGCCCCAAAGCCATCGTGCACGGTGAAGTCGTGTGTATCGGCGGGCAATTCAAGCGCGCCGAGACGGCGGTGCTGAAAGGCAACATCCAGAACATCGCGATTGCCGGTCGGAACTTTGATTTCACGGCGCTGACCACCTGGTTCCACGAATGCCTGCTCTATGGCCGGCCGCTGGCGTTCCATCGGGATCTCTGGATCTTCTGGTGCGTGGCGCTGGGATTGTTGGGTTTCTATGCGCTGATCGCCCTGATCGCGCCGACGGGGGTCAACAAGTGCGTCGAGACACTGGAGCAGCGCCCGGGCTCGTCACTGCTGGCCGCGTTGCTGACCCTGCTGCTCACGCCGGTCGCCTATATCCTGCTCTCGCTCACGCTGGCCATCGTCGTCGGGTTTCTGCTCATCCCGGTCCTCTCCCTCGGGCTCTTCTGCGCCTCGTTGTTCGGCAAGATCGTGATGCTGGCCTGGCTCGGTAAGCGCTTCACCCGCCTCTTGGGCGACGGGCCGCTGGCGCACCCGGTTTTCGGGGTCCTTATCGGTGGCCTGCTGGTGCTGGGGCTCTACACGGTGCCGGTCGCCGGATTCATCATCTACAAGCTGCTCGGCATCCTCGGTCTGGGCGTGGTGGTTTACACCATCATCCTTCAGATCAAGGCCAGCCGTCCGCCCAAACCGGTGAAGCCGGTCGCCGCTGCGGTTCCGGCAGCGCCCATGGCAACCGCGCCCGCGGCCCCGATGGCTGTCGTCGCCTCCGGTGCCGTCAGTGAGTCGGTCGGAGTGCCGCCGACCTCCGCCGAGGCTGCCCCGCCGCCGGTGACTCCGCAGATGGGCGCGGTTTTGCCCGTGATCTCCGCGGTCACTTTGCCCCGGGCCGGATTCTGGATCCGCGTGGCCGCCTCGTTTCTGGACTGTATCCTCCTTGGCATCGTGACCGCCATGTCTTCGTCACTGCTTCATGGTTGGCTCACTCCGGGCGGCAGTCTGCCGTTCTGGTTCGCGGTTTATTGCGTGGTCATGTGGGTCACCAAGGGCACCACCATCGGCGGCATCATCTGCGGCCTGAAAGTGGTGCGAGTGGACGATCGCCCGCTAGACTGGGGCGTGGGCGTCGTGCGGGCGCTGGGCGGATTCCTGTCGCTGGCCGTGGCCGGGCTGGGCTTCATCTGGGTGGCGTTCGACGACGAAAAGCAGAGCTGGCACGACAAGATTGCCGGCACGACCATCGTCAAAGTGCCGAAGGGCACGGCGCTGCTGTAAAACCAGGGATTTCAGGCCATGGCGCGAGGCGGGGTTTCAGCCCCGCCTTTTCGTTTGCCGAGTCCGGCTTTTCTCCCCTACAGCCTTGTAGCCTATGGCGAAAGCACTGGTCGGAATCATCATGGGCAGCTCCTCGGATTGGGAGACGATGCAGCATGCCGCGGCAACGTTGGATGCCCTGGGAGTTCCGTATGAGAAGCGCGTGGTGAGTGCGCACCGCACTCCGAAGCTTATGGTGACTTACGCGGAGTCGGCCGAGAAGCGCGGCCTCAAGCTGATCATCGCCGGGGCCGGTGGTGCCGCCCACTTGCCGGGCATGACGGCCTCACTGACCACGCTGCCCGTGCTGGGCGTGCCGGTGGAATCGAAGGCGCTGAAGGGGCTCGATTCATTGCTTTCCATCGCGCAGATGCCGGGCGGCGTGCCGGTGGCGACCTTTGCCGTTGGCAAACCCGGGGCGATCAACGCCGCGCTGTTCGCGGCCTCACTGCTGGCCCAAAGCGACGGGCGCACGCAGCGCGCGTGGAGGAAGTTTCGCGCCGACCAGACCAAGAAAGTTCTGAAAACCAAGTTGCCGTGAGCGAGGCGCAGGTGATTCCCGCAGGCAAAACCATCGGCGTGCTTGGTGGCGGCCAGCTTGGCCGGATGTTGGCCCAAGCGGCCAAACGGATGGGTTACCGCCTGCACGTGTTCGAGCCGCAGGCGAGGTGCCCGGCCGGAGCCGTTGCGGACATGGAGGTCAACGCGGCCTACGAGGACATCGCGGTGCTGTCGGCTTTCGCCCGCGAGTGCGATGTCCTCACCTACGAATTTGAGAATGTGCCGTCGGCACCGCTGCGGGCCATCGAAAGCCTGACCAAGCTTTGTCCGCATTGGAATGTGCTGGAAACCGCACAAAACCGTTCGCGCGAAAAGAATTGGCTGAAGCGGAACGGATTTCCCCACGCGCGGTTCGCGGAGGTTGCGGCCAACGGTGACCTGCTGGCCGGCATCCGCGAGGCCGGGGTGCCCTGTGTGGTGAAAACGGCGGATTTTGGCTACGACGGGAAAGGCCAGCTCAAGGTGATGACCGAGGCGGATGTGCCGGCGGCTTTGCAGCGTTTTGCCGGCCAGCCGGTGGTGATCGAGCAGTTCGTCAATTTCACCTGCGAGGTGTCGGCGGTCGTGGCGCGCTCGGCCGCGGGGGAGATGGAGGTTTTTCCCGTGGCGGAGAACATCCACACCAATCACATCCTGGATTTCTCAATCGTGCCGGCGCGCGTGCCGGCTGCGGTGGCGTCGCGAGCCGAAGCCATGGCCCAGGAAATAGCCGAACGCATCGGGCTCGTAGGCGTGATGGGGGTGGAGCTTTTCGTCGGTCACGGCGGCGAGGTGCTGGTCAATGAGCTGGCGCCGCGCACACACAACAGCGGACACTACACGATGGACGCCTGCAACGTGTCCCAGTTCGAGCAGCAGGTGCGCGCGATCTGCGGCCTGCCGCTCGTGAAGCCGGCGCTGAGGTCACCGGTCGTGATGGTCAACATCCTGGGTGATGCCTGGGCCAAGGGTGAACCCGACTGGGCCGCCTTGCGGGCGCGTCCGGACACGCATCTGCATCTTTACGGCAAAGCCGAGGCTCGTCCCGGGCGGAAGATGGGGCACTTTAACGTGCTGGCGGGAGACGTAGAGTCCGCTTTGGCCCGGGCCCGGGTGGCCAAGGCCGAGCTGTATCGCTAAACTGCGAGTTCGCTTTGCGCCAACGGCTCATGTGTCCGAAGCGGGCACAAAAAAACTCCCGCCCTTGCGGGCGGGAGTTGAAGGTCAGACGGGATGACTGGTCGACTTAGTAGTCGTAGCCAAACGACAGACGGAAGTAACGCGGACGCTGCCAAGCGTTGGGCAGACCGTAGGTCGGTTCCAGACCGCCAGCGGAGGTCTCATAGGTCTCGACCGTCTCAAGAACCGTGCGGCTGTTGAGAACGTTGAAGACATCAAGACCCATGGTCACGCGATCCTTGCCCCACTTCGGCTTGTAGAGGAAGGACAGGTTGGCGTTGAACTGCCAGTCGGAGGTGCCGGCGGCGCCGCGGTAGCCCATGAAGTAGTCGGGACCGTAGGCCGAACCCACCACGCGGTCCGGATAGTTGCCGAACTTGTTCTTCGGGCGACCGGAGGCCAGCAGCAGGTTGGCGCCGATGGTCCACTCGGAGTTCAGCTTGTAGGAGCCGAAAGCCTTGAACTGATGGCGGCGATCATTGGCCAGATATCCATCGCTGTTGAGAGTCAGGTCAGGCGTGTCGAACAGGATGGTGATACCGGCGTCGTCCTGACCGTTGTCGGACAGAACCCAGCCCTCGTAGTTACCGAAGGACTGCGACCAGGTGTAGGAGAGCTGGGCGTTCCACTTACCGTTCCAGACCTTTTCGAGGGCCACTTCCACGGCGTAGTATTTACGCTTGGCGGAGGGATAGCCGAGCATGTCCCTGGTGAGAACAGCCTCTTCGTTGGCGCTGATGTCGCCATCCTCGTTGAAGTCCCAGAAGGTGCGAATATCGCGACCGGGGTTGCCAAGCACGTAGTGATTGTTGCCCGCAGCGCTGTAGCCACCGAAACCGTTGGTCTGCGCCCAGTAGGTCAGGGCATGGTCAACGATCATGTCGTCAATGGCCGTGCCGTTGATCTGACGGGTGGTGAAGGCGACCTTGAGTGTGAGGTCCTTGTTGAGCGTGTGCTGGATACCGGCGATCCACTCGTCCTGATACATCGGCTTGATGTCGAGGTCGACGATGGTGCGGGTGTCGGGAATCTGGCCGCTTGAGAAGACGGTGGTCGAACCGAGCTTGGCGCCGAGGGTCGGCAGGTTGTTGTTTACCGCCGTGAGGGCATACCACTCTTGGGTGAAGAACTCACCGCCGGCCAGACGGACGTTGGTGTTCGACGCGATCGGGAGGTGATAGCGGCCGAAGTTGGCGAAGATCTTGGTCTTCTTGTCACCCGTCAGATCGTAAGCCGCGGCGATGCGGGGGGCCTTCTGGCCGGTGACCTTGATGAACTGGTCGCCGGCGCCGTTGAGGTTCTCGAAGGACTCATTGCGGAGACCGAGGCGCAGGTTCAGGCGCTCGTTCATCAGGGTCCAGTTGTCTTCAACATACCACGCGTCGGACTTAACCTGGAAGCTGCCCGAGTTGCTGTATTTGCGCACGCGAACGGCACCGACGTTGGGGGTCGGGACCGTCACACCATTGATGAGGCCGCTGCCGGGTATCGCATAATAGCGGTAGTAGACGCCACCCGAATACTGAGCGAGGGAGGTGGAGACGTTTTCTTCGATGTCGTAACCGGCACGAAGACGATGGGCGCCGAACAGGTTGAACGAATATTCAAGGTCAAGGCGCTTGGCTTCACGGGTGTCAATGGCGGCATCCTCGTAGAGAATGTCAGGATTACCCTGAACATAGAGGAGACTGCCGGAGCGACCGTCGTAAACCGCGGGAATCAGGTCATCGCCGCTGACCGCCGTGCGGTTCTGGGTGCTCTCGCCCCACATGGCCGAAACCGTGAGGTTCTCGAAGAAGGTGCCGGTGTAACGGGCGATTTTGGTGTCACCACCGAAGTAGGTGAAGCTTTCGCTCAGATTGGTGCCGGTGATGGTCTTGTTGGCGAAGTTGTAATCAACTTCCTTGCCCAACTCGGTCTCTTCATCCGAGAACATCGTGAACTCGAAGTGGTGGTTATCCAGGGGGTAGAAGTCCAGTTTTACGCCCCAGAACGGATCATCGGAGGTGATGGTCGAGTGGCGGCCGCCAGAGCTGACCACATCTTCACGCTTGAAGTCGCGAATTTGATAGAGGCCGTAAAAGAAGAGCTTGTTGCGCAGCATGGGCAGAACCGGACCGCTGGCGTAAACGTTAGCGGTCAGATCCTGGCGGTAGTCGGCGCTGTTGTAGATATAAGGGGTGGCAGTGTTGCCATTCTGATAGACGTCCGGGCTGTTCTCGCGGCCAGCGTCAGCCTCGAAGTAGACGTTGAAGCCGGCGTGATATTCGTTGGAACCGCTCTTCGTGGTGGAGCTGATGACGCCACCGGTCGAGCGACCGAATTCGGCCGAGTAACCGCCGGTCTTGACTTCGAATTGGTTGTAGAACTCGAAGGGCACAGTAGCACCACCCAAACCGTTACGGAAATTGGTGATGTTCATGCCATTGACGTAATACGCATTTTCGGCGACCGAAGCGCCACCGAAGGAGGCGAGGTTGCCGAAAGCGGAGTCGCCAAGCGTGGTGCCAGGGGCGAGCAGGGCCACCGCGGTCGTGCTACGGGCGACCGGGAGGAGGTCGATCTGCTTCTCGTTGAAGATCGTCACCGCTTCGGCGCTGCCGAAGTCGATGGGATTCACGGTAGAACCACCGACCGTGAACTTCTCGAGTTCAAGAACTTCGCTGCCCGATCCGACCAAGGTGTTAGAACCAATCGAAACGGAAACTTCCTTGGTCACGGGTTGACCATCTTGGGTGAACGTAACCTTATAGTTACCCGGGGGAAGCGAGCCGATACGGAAGTTGCCATCAGCTGCCGCCGTGACAGTGCGGGTGAAGCCGGTGTCTGCGCTCTCCGCAGTAATCGTGCTGCCGGCCGAGACTTTGCCGTAGAGGGCACCAGCAGTGCTTTGTGCGTAAACCGTGTTGCTGGTCACCGAGTAGGTGAGCGCAAGCACGGTCGCCATTGTAAAAGCACCCGCCATGTGGCGAATGCGCGTGAGTGCGCTAGGCACTCCGTTATTCCTAACGGAACGAGCGTTCATAGTTAGTAGTAGTGTGTTGTGTTAGGACAGAACGCCGCTTTTCAGCGGCCGCTCTGTTGTGTGTTCGGTTAAGAACAAACACGGCTGTGTCATACATTCAACCTGAAATTTTAGCGTTTCGTCGCATATTTACCGCCGGCCGACACCGGCCAAAACACTACTCTTTAGACTCTCGGCAGCTCCCAAACCGATGTTTTCTCGTCTTTTGCCACCAGCACGGGAAAACCCTGAGCTGGCGCGCGCCGACCCAAGCGCTTCCGTTTTGTGGCCGGCTGAAGGCGTTTTTGCATAGTGCCATTCGTCAGGGTTGCATGGCTAAACTGCACCTGGCCCACGCCCCCCATTCGTATTCTTAGGACGGCATCGCAGTTGGCAATCGGCACGGATAATTCGCGCCAGAGTTTGGTCTTGGCTCGGGCGGCATATGCACGGAACTCGATGGTATAACGGCCCATTAACTCTTCCCAAGAACCGTCGGCATTCCGTTGCTCGACAATCACTTTTTGGACAGCTGGGGCAAAATTGTGCACCCTCAGGTTCAGCTGCCAAGGGCCGCACATCAGGTTGGGTCCGTTAACTAGGTCACGTTGCCGAGCCAACTTCCGGAGCCACCCCATCCAGGCGGTCAGACGACTTTTGTCGGTCTCCACGACCATTTGATTTTGGCCACGGGTGGCGAGGCGGGTGCGACGCCCCATCGCGCGGGCGGCGTGCAGGCCTTTTCTGCAGTCTTGTGCAAAGGCCGCGCCGGCCAAGAGCATTTGGCTTAGTTTGAGATCAAAGGCTTTTACCTCACCCCGCTTGAGCAGTCGCCGCAATCCAAACACATCGCGGGCGGCCTGCCGCACAAAAGCATCTCGCTTGGCCAGATAGAGCCGGAACGTGAGACTCAAGGAAAGGGCCGTTGGCCAGTCATAAGCGACGGCTCTCATTCTTTCGAAGAACTTAACCTCGGCGAAATAGGGCTTGAGTGATTCCTCTCCCGCGAAGGCATCCCAGCGATCGTTGATCTGCCAACGGGCGTAGCCGGCGAAGGCATGGGCATCAGCGGCCAGCAGGGCGCGGGCTTGTGGCCGGGCCTGTTTCGAGCCGAGGGCTCGTTCCAGCCCCCGAGCGAGCATCGTGGTCGCATCATCGTGGTCGGCTTCAAGCCAAAGGGTGGCGGCGGCGGCGTCCACGACGGTGGTGGTCTCCAGCGCGAGCCGGTAGGGCTCCCAGGAGGTGATGAGCAGGCCGTCGGACTTCACTCGCTGGCAACGTTGCCACCACGAACGGATGTTGGCCAGACGGTCGCCGAAGACCGGCATCGGCTCGTAGCGGAAGGCGCCGTTCATCGGACAGCCGTAGTAACGGATGCCCTGTTTTTTCAGGGCGGGGTGCAGGTCGCGCTCGGCGAAATTGAAGAATTCCACGCGCGGCTTCCGTTTAAACGGGTAGTAATACCAGTCGTAGGCCGTGATGCCGGCCGGGAGCTGCGGAATCGCCTCCGGCACGAAGTAGAGCATGTCGGCCCAAATTCCCATTTGCAGGCCAAGACCGCCGACGAGCTTGTGCAGCCGGTTGACATGACCGGCAAAGTGCCCGCCGAGGCCAAGGCGCGCCACTTCCTCGCGACAGCGCGGGCACTGGCCGAGGTGGAACGACTCGTCGAGGCCGACATGGACCTTGCCCGCGGTGCAATACGGCGCCATGTCGCGCAGCAGTTTCTCGGCAACTCCCAGCGTGCGCGGGTGCAGCGGGCAGATCTGGCCGCTGGCGAGCGCGCCGCCGCGTTCGTCGCGCAGTTCGTTGAGGTCGCGCAGGCCGGGATGCTTGATGAGATACTGGGTGTGACCGAGCAGGTTGATGATCGGCACGACGCGGATGCCGCACTGGGCGGCGGTCAGCACCAGTTCGCCGAGCTCCTCATAGGTGTAGGCGTCATCGCGGCCGATGCCGGGCAGGGTGGGGTAGTGGACGGCGTCCTCCAAATGCAGGTAAAGCTCCTCGTAGCCCCAACGCGCGTAACGCGGGAGCAGTTTCTTGAGGAAATCGATACGCTCGACCTGCCGGGCGAGGTCCCACTGGAAAGCGCGGATCATCGGTTGGATTCAGGCCGGGCACTTCGCGCGGCGCAATCAACGAAAAGGGCCGGCATGCGCCGGCCCTCGAAAACTGCGGTGATGCGGGGGCTCAGCCGCGCTTCTGTGCGATGAGTTGCTCCAGCTTCACGATGTCGGCAGAGAAGAGGCGGATACCCTCGGCGGTCTTCTCGGTCGCCATGGCGTCCTCGTTGAGCGCGAAGCGGAAACCCTTTTCGTCGAAGCTGACCTTTTTGAGGCTGGCGCTCGCGGAGGCCTTGGCGTCGAGCTTGCGGACGACGGGGGCCTCGCTCTTGGCGAGTTCGGCGAGCAGCGTTGGAGCAATGGTGAGCAGGTCGCAGCCGGCGAGTTCGAGGATTTCGCCGGTGTTGCGAAAGGACGCGCCCATGACCTCGGTCTTGTAGCCGAATTTCTTGTAATAGCTGTAGATCTGGGTGACGGAGATCACGCCCGGGTCCTTGGCGCCGGCGAAGTCGGCGGTCGGGGCCTTGGCCTT
This DNA window, taken from Oleiharenicola lentus, encodes the following:
- a CDS encoding family 20 glycosylhydrolase, translated to MIRAFQWDLARQVERIDFLKKLLPRYARWGYEELYLHLEDAVHYPTLPGIGRDDAYTYEELGELVLTAAQCGIRVVPIINLLGHTQYLIKHPGLRDLNELRDERGGALASGQICPLHPRTLGVAEKLLRDMAPYCTAGKVHVGLDESFHLGQCPRCREEVARLGLGGHFAGHVNRLHKLVGGLGLQMGIWADMLYFVPEAIPQLPAGITAYDWYYYPFKRKPRVEFFNFAERDLHPALKKQGIRYYGCPMNGAFRYEPMPVFGDRLANIRSWWQRCQRVKSDGLLITSWEPYRLALETTTVVDAAAATLWLEADHDDATTMLARGLERALGSKQARPQARALLAADAHAFAGYARWQINDRWDAFAGEESLKPYFAEVKFFERMRAVAYDWPTALSLSLTFRLYLAKRDAFVRQAARDVFGLRRLLKRGEVKAFDLKLSQMLLAGAAFAQDCRKGLHAARAMGRRTRLATRGQNQMVVETDKSRLTAWMGWLRKLARQRDLVNGPNLMCGPWQLNLRVHNFAPAVQKVIVEQRNADGSWEELMGRYTIEFRAYAARAKTKLWRELSVPIANCDAVLRIRMGGVGQVQFSHATLTNGTMQKRLQPATKRKRLGRRAPAQGFPVLVAKDEKTSVWELPRV